TATAAGCTGTGAAATCATGGGGAAACGCATGGTTTTACAGTTTTTTTGTTTTATAAGAGAACAAGGGAATTGTTTCATTTCTGTGAGTTAATTGATTGCGATTCCAGTCAACTGAAGCAATTCAAAGAATGGGCAACGGCTAACCGAAGGAGAAATCCTTCGGCTTTTTTGTATGCCATCCATTTAATTACTAAATTAGACCTATAGATGGGATTATATGTTTAATTTAAAATGAATGTATTAAATCGCTTACATAAAAAGATGGCGCTAAAAGGGCAGCGGGCTTACCACTACAATTGGGGAGGCAATTGTTTATGGGAAATCGATCATCACTGTGGAAGCGCACATTACGTACAGCCGGAGTATCGTTGTTGAGTTCAACGTTACTGGTCACTTCGCTAGGCCTTGGCAACACGCCGGTAACACATGCAGCGGGTGCAAGACAGATGGAATATCTCGATCGCGGCGTGGTGGCTGTGAAGACTGGGACAGGTGTGTTTGTCAGTTGGCGGCTTCTGGGTACGGAGGGTACAAATGTATCGTTTAATGTCTATCGGGATGGAACCAAGGTGAACGCTACGCCCATAACAAACAGCACCAACCTTCAGGATGCAAGCGGGACAAGCAGTTCCAAATACACGGTTCGCGCTGTCGTCAGTGGAACGGAGCAGGCTGCTTCAGCGGCAGCGAGCGTATGGGGCAACAACTATCTGTCTGTACCGCTCAGTGTACCCGCTGGTGGGACAACACCCGATGGAGTAGCCTACACTTACAGTGCCAACGATGCCAGTGCAAGTGACCTGGATGGTGATGGTGAGTATGAATTGATCGTGAAGTGGGACCCTTCCAACTCCAAGGATAACTCTCAGAGCGGTTATACCGGGGAAGTGTTTATCGATGCCTACAAATTGAATGGAACACGCCTCTGGCGAATTAGTCTGGGCAAAAATATCCGTGCCGGCGCTCACTACACCCAGTTCATGGTGTACGATCTCGACGGTGATGGCAAAGCCGAAGTTGCCATGAAAACAGCCGATGGCACCAAGGATGGTACTGGCGTGGTCATTGGGGATGCAAGCAAGGATTACCGCAATTCCAGCGGTTATGTATTATCTGGCCCCGAATTCCTGACGGTCTTCAATGGGCAGACTGGCAAAGCGCTCTCCACGGTGAACTACGAACCAGCACGTGGCAATGTGTCCGACTGGGGAGATAACTATGGCAACCGGGTGGACCGATTCCTTGCCGCCATTGCTTATCTGGATGGAGAGC
The window above is part of the Paenibacillus sp. 1781tsa1 genome. Proteins encoded here:
- a CDS encoding rhamnogalacturonan lyase → MGNRSSLWKRTLRTAGVSLLSSTLLVTSLGLGNTPVTHAAGARQMEYLDRGVVAVKTGTGVFVSWRLLGTEGTNVSFNVYRDGTKVNATPITNSTNLQDASGTSSSKYTVRAVVSGTEQAASAAASVWGNNYLSVPLSVPAGGTTPDGVAYTYSANDASASDLDGDGEYELIVKWDPSNSKDNSQSGYTGEVFIDAYKLNGTRLWRISLGKNIRAGAHYTQFMVYDLDGDGKAEVAMKTADGTKDGTGVVIGDASKDYRNSSGYVLSGPEFLTVFNGQTGKALSTVNYEPARGNVSDWGDNYGNRVDRFLAAIAYLDGERPSLVMARGYYTRSVLVAYNWRNGQLTKQWTFDSNTSGNSGYAGQGNHNLSVADVDGDGKDEIIYGAMAVDDNGKGLYTTGLHHGDAMHLSDLDPDRPGLEVFQVHETPSNAGVEFRDAGTGQLIWGVKTTKDIGRGMAADIDPRYKGAEVWADGSLYTAKGQKLGTTLPSSTNFGIWWDGDLLRELLDSNRIDKWNYTNSTTVNLLTASGVSSNNGTKSTPNLQADLFGDWREEVVWRTNDSSALRIYTTTAVTDKRIYTLMHDPVYRLGVAWQNVAYNQPPHTGFYLGEGMNTPPVPNIRYAGR